AGCCGGGTGCTGGTGAAGGGTGGTCGGGTGGAGTTCGTCACCGATGCGGGCAAGCGGGCGCTCTACTGGAATATCCCCATCGCCAATACCACGACCCTGTTGCTGGGTACCGGCACCTCCATTACCCAGGCGGCCATGCGGGAGTTGGCCAGGGCAGGTGTGCTGGTCGGCTTTTGCGGGGGTGGGGGGACGCCACTATTCAGCGCGAACGAAGTGGATGTCGAGGTCGCGTGGTTCAGCCCGCAAAGCGAATATCGGCCGACCGAGTATCTGCAGCACTGGGTGCGCTTCTGGTTTGACGATACCCTGCGCCTGGAAGCGGCCCGCGCATTCCAGCGCGCCCGCCTTGACCGCATAGAAACCCACTGGCTACAGAGCAGGGCGCTCAAGGACGCCGGCTTCGGGGTGGACCCTGACGCTTTGCACCGTGCGCTGGAGCGCGCCCGCCAGGAAGTCGCCTGTGCACCGGATGTGGAAAATCTGCTGACCCTGGAAGCGCGACTCACCAAACAGCTTTTCAAAACAGCCGCCCGAGCTTCCGCCTACGGCGATTTTGTGCGCACAAAACGCGGCGGTGGTACCGACCCGGCGAATCGTTTTCTGGATCACGGCAACTATCTCGCCTACGGCCTGGCAGCGACGGCTACCTGGGTGCTGGGGGTTCCCCATGGTTTGGCGGTGCTGCACGGTAAAACCCGGCGTGGTGGCTTGGTGTTCGATGTGGCGGACCTGGTGAAGGACGCAGTAATCCTCCCCCAGGCCTTTATTTCGGCCATGCGAGGCGACGAAGAGCAGGAGTTTCGGCAGGCCTGCATCGAGAGCCTCACCCAGACTGAATCTCTAGATTTCATGATCGACACGCTGAAGCACATCGCCGTGGCACTTGGGAGGCAGGCGCCATGAATGTGCTGCTGGTTTCCCAGTGCGACAAGAACGCGCTGAAGGAGAGTCGTCGCGTTCTTGATCAGTTTGCCGAGCGCAAGGGCGATCGAACGTGGCAGACGGCCATTACGCAGGAAGGCCTGAATACCCTGCGCCGCTTGTTGCGCAAAAGTGCGCGCAGGAACACGGCGGTTGCGTGTCACTGGATACGCGGCAGGGACCACAGCGAGCTGGTTTGGGTGGTGGGTGATGCCGGGCGGTTTGGCCTGCGCGGCACGGTGCCTACCAGTCGTACGGCTCGGGACGTGCTGCGTCGCGACGATGAGAATGACTGGCATACCGGCCAGGATATCGCCCTGCTGGCGGGGATGGCGGCCTTGCTGCATGACCTGGGCAAAGCCTGTGCCGCCTTCCAGAAGCGGCTGCGCAACCCGATGGTGAAGGAGAGAAATCTCTACCGTCACGAGTGGATTTCGCTGCGTCTGTTCCAGGCCTTCGTCGGGGACGATGACGACGAAACCTGGCTTGCACGCTTGCAGCATTCTGGTGTCGACGATGACGCGGCGTGGCTGCAACGGCTGCAGCGTGATGCCCTGGATGTCGACAGCCCCACGCCGTTTCAGGGCATGCCGCCCCTGGCAAGCGCCATAGGCTGGCTGGTGCTGACACACCATCGCTTACCGCTGGTGCCCGAGGAGGCTGGCGCAGAGCGATCATCTAAACGTCTCGGCGCCAAGGTCTCGGACTTTCGCAGCGAACGCCTACGGAATATCCCGGGGTGTATCCACGCGGGCTGGAACGAAGCCTGCGATACCACCGATCCGAAGCTCATCGCACCGTATTGGCGCTTCGATGAGCGCTTGCCGGTGCTTACCGACAAATGGCGCCAGCGAGCCGGACGGCTGGCCGGGCGCTTGTTGAAACGATTGCCGCTTAGCGACAGGCGCTGGTTGGACAACGCCTACGTGATGCATCTGGCTCGGCTCAGCCTGATGCTGGCCGATCATTACTACTCCAGCCTCGGCGACGGTGACCCGCGTGAACAAGGCGAGCCGGGTTACCCGCTGTATGCCAACACGGACCGAGCTTCGGGGAAACTCAAACAGCCGCTGGATGAGCACCTTATTGGGGTAGAGGCGCACAGTCAGGCGGTCAGTAACACCTTGCCGGGCTTTGAGCGGCATCTGCCCCGCTTGCGCCACAAGGGTTTTCGTCGGCGCAGCGCTGATGCGCGTTTCCGCTGGCAGGACAAGGCCTACGACCTGGCCGCCTCCCTGCGGGATCGCTCGCGGGAGCAGGGTTTTTTCGGCGTTAACATGGCCTCCACCGGCTGTGGGAAGACCCTGGCGAACGGCCGCATCCTTTATGCCCTGGCGGACCCTGAGCGGGGCGCTCGATTCTCCATTGCGCTGGGTCTGCGCACCTTGACCCTGCAGACCGGCAAGGCCTACCGGGAGATGTTGGGCCTGGGCGAGGATGAGCTTGCCGTGCGGGTGGGTGGTGCCGCCAATCGCGCCTTGTATGAGCATTATGAGGAGATGGCGGAACAAAGTGGATCCGCCTCCTCGCAAAGCCTGCTCCACGAAGACAATTGCGTGCTGTTCGAGGGCAATCTCGAAACCCACCCGGTGCTCAAGCGCGTGGCGCACGACCCCGGCGTCAAGGCGCTGCTCTCCGCGCCGGTCATGGTGTGCACCGTAGATCACCTCGTTCCCGCCACGGAGAGTCAGCGGGGTGGGCGTCAGATAGCACCCATGCTGCGCTTGATGAGCAGTGATCTGGTGCTTGACGAGCCGGATGATTTCGATATGGACGATCTGCCCGCGCTGACTCGCCTGGTGCACTGGGCGGGGTTGCTGGGTTCGCGGGTGCTACTGTCCTCGGCGACGCTGCCGCCGTCACTAATCCAGGGTCTGTATCAGGCCTATCGGGAAGGTCGCGCCGTCTTTCAGCGCAACCGTGGCGAGCCGGGGCTTGCCGTGGACGTCTGCTGTGCCTGGTTTGATGAGCACGACCGCATGCACCAGGACTGTGCTGATAGCGAGGCGTTCGCGACGGCCCATGATCGCTTCGCGCAGCGGCGGCGGGAGCGCTTGGCTCAGGCGCCGGTACGTCGGCGCTGCGAACTCGTGCCTCTGCGCACCGGCGCTCGGCAGAAGTCCGGCATCCGACAGGAGCTGGCTGGCCAGATGCTCGGACATGCCCAGGCATTGCACCAGGCGCACCACAGCATCGACCCGCGTAGCGGGAAGCGGGTGAGTTTTGGTCTGATTCGGATGGCCAACATCGAGCCGCTGTTCGATGTGGCGTTGGCCATGTACGGGCAGGGCGCGGCATCCGGCCAGCGCATTCATCTATGCGTGTACCACTCCCAGTATCCCTTGTTGCTGCGCTCGGCCATGGAGGCGCGGCTGGACCAAGCTCTTAATCGCCGTGTGCCGGATGCTGCCTTCGACTTGCCCGATATACGTGAGCATCTGGACGTCCATGAGGAGCAGGATCACCTGTTCATCGTACTCGGCTCCCCGGTCACCGAGGTCGGTCGCGATCACGATTATGACTGGGCGGTGGTGGAGCCTTCCTCCATGCGTTCGTTGATTCAGCTGGCGGGGCGGGTTCGCCGCCACCGCGAGGGCGAGTGTGAAACGGCGAATCTGCGTCTGCTGGATACCAACCTGAGACACCTGGAGCGGCCCGGGCAGCCGGCGTATTGCAAGCCTGGCTTCGAGGATGGTGATGAGTTCCGGCTCAGCAGCCATCGCCTGGAGCGCCTGCTCGAACCCTCGGAGTATCAAGCGATAGATGCCAGGCCGCGTATCACCGCGCGGGATGATCTGCGCCCGAACGACAAGCTCGTGGATCTGGAACATGCCCGGCTGGGCCGGCACATGCTGGCGCCTGTCATGGCGCAGGCACCCACAGTTCCGGAGGACATCAGTCAGCTATCGGCTCGCCAGCGCAAGAGGCTCCGTGCCGCGCCGAAGTTGCCTCCGTCGGGGGCATACAGCTGGTACGCACTGCCCCGTGCGCATTTGACTGCCGGCTTGCAGCAACACCAGCGTTTTCGTGAGGACAACACGCCGCGAGTCGATCTGGTGCTGATGCCCGATGAGTCCGGTGAAAACTACACCTTGATGCGGCTGGATGAACAGGGACGGCACAAGCCGCCTCTGCCGGTGCAAGTCGAAAACAGCCAGAACCACCGCGTGCGGCTCGATGAGTTGGCTGGCCCGCGCATCAACCCCTGGGGTGGGTGCGATTACATCACAGAGCTGGTGGCGCTGGCCGAAGCTCGCGGGATGGCGCTGGAGGCCTGTGCGCTGCGTTTCGGCACAGTGACATTACCGGATAACGATGGAGGGTGGCGTTTTCATCCGAGCCTGGGTTTTGCGACTCAGCGGTGAGGGACGCCCAAGAGTAACGACTACAGGAGTTGTGATGAGTGAGGATGAAGCCAAGAGCCTGAGAGCTGCGCTGCAGGATTTTCTGCATGATCGGCTCCAGCTGCGCCTGGAAGAAGCCGGCGGCAACGCCGAGAAAAAGGCGGCATTGATACAGCGGTTCGAGTTCGACAACTGGTTCGCTTACGCAGCGGAGCGCATGAAAGTCCTGCAAGGCGTGACCCATGCGGCAAAGTTTTCCCACCCTTCGGCCAAGGGTGCGACGAGCATACTGGCGCCTCTTGACCCGGAGTGGGCGAGCAGGGGGGGCTATCTGGGCACAGGTGTACTTGGCGAGGACTACATCCCTGATCTTGTCACTGCCAATGCCGCGAATCTGGACAAGGATATCAACCAGTTTCTGCGGCTGGAGTTCAGAGGCATCCCGCTATTCAAGCGTGTGCTGCGAAGGGATGAAGTTTTACGGCAAGCGTTAAGCGACGATTCGACCAGGGCAGCGCAGCTATTGGATGGCTTGGGACAGATCGCGGAGCCGTTGTACGCGCCGTCCTCCCACGTGTTGTCCAAGCAGCTGTACTGGCTCGCCGGCGACGATCCGACCCATGATGCCGATTATCACCTGCTGGCGCCGTTGCATGCCTCATCGTTATCCCATCGCGTTTTCGAGACGGTCAACAAACACCGCTTCGGTGAGGCGGCCAAGGCTGCGCGGGAGGCAAGGCGTGAAAAGCGTCATCACCCGGAGCCGCATTATGACTACCCCGGCTTGGCGGTGCAGAAGATGGGTGGCACCAAGCCTCAGAACATCAGCCAGCTCAATAGTGAGCGAGGTGGGAACAACTACCTGTTCGCCTCCCTGCCGCCGGTTTGGCGCTCTCGCGATATCCCCGCGCCTCTAAACACCGAGACGGTTTTCGGTCGTAACGGCATTTTTGCACGGCGCAAAGCGGTTCGTGCGCTGGTGTCGGAGCTGCGCCGTTTTCTCGGGTCGGACCCGGGCAAGACGATGGCAACGCGGGATCGGCGCGATGAGCTAAGTAGTGCCGTGATCGATGAGCTCCTGCAGTTTGCTGCCGAGATCAACGAGTTGGCGCCTGGCTGGAGCGCCAGACCGGAATGTCAGTTACCGCCGGAGGAGCGGCTTTGGCTGGATGGAGGGCGCGCGGCAAACGACGAGGCTTTTCGCACCGAGCGAGAGGCCATGGCGTGGCCTGAATCGATTCGGCATCGCTTCGCCACTTGGCTAAATGGCGAAATCGGTAGGCCGCTGTCTGTGGGCGATGTGGAGTACAAGCAATGGTCGGATGAGCTGGAGAATGATGCGAATTGGGCGCGGGGACTGGATGCGGACCGTCGCTGGATGGCCCGTTTCGATAAGGAACTCAGCGCACTGCAGGAGGAACTTTGCCATGCCTGATATAGAAGCCCTGTTGGTATTGCCACGGCTGCGGGTGCAAAACGCCAATGCGATTTCCAGCCCGATGACTTGGGGCTTTCCGTCGATGACAGCGTTTATCGGCCTGATGCATGCGCTCGAGCGCAAGCTGCCCGAACACATTGATCTGCAATTCAATGCGGTGGGGGTAATTTGCCATGCCTTTGAGCCGCAGGTCAGCCGGAGCGGTTATACGCGCGCCTTTCACCTGACCCGTAACCCGGTGGGCAAGGATGGCAAGACAGCCGCCATTGTCGAGGAAGGGCGGGTGCATCTGGAGATCACCCTGATTTTTGCGGTCGAGGGCGCCGCCAGCACCGCTGAAGCCGATGCGCGCGCGGCGATGGCGCAGGAGTTGGCCGGTCTCGTGGCCACCATGCGTATAGCCGGCGGTAGCGTGGTGCCGGCGCAGGCTGGGCGGTCGACCCCGCAGCGTCCTGAGCTGACGCCTCTTAACGAAGATGCCGAGGGGCGTGAGGAGCAGTTTCGCGGGATGCGCCGGCGTTGGCTGCCGGGTTTCGCGTTGGTGTCGCGCGATGATCTATTGCAAAGCCGACTGGCGGAATTGCGTCAAGAGGACAGCACAGTCACCGCGCTGGATGCTTGGCTGTCACTGACCCGGCTGGAGTTTCGGCCGGAACAGGCGACTGGCGGTGATGCGTCCAACGGTGAGGTTCGTTGGCAGGTTCGGCGAACGCCGGGCTGGACTGTGCCTATCGCCATTGGTTATGGCGCTTTGTCGCCGCTGTATCCACCGGGCCACGTGGCCAACGCGCGCGATGCGCAGACTCCATTCCGGTTCGTGGAGAGCCTCTATTCCATTGGCGAGTGGAAAAGCCCCCATCGCCTGCGGACGGCGGGCGATCTTGTGTGGTACCCGCACAGTGAAGCTTCCGCCGGTTTGTACCGCTGTCGCAACGACTATCGCCCCGCCGCTTCAGCTGACGAGTGATTTTTAAGGAGTAACAACATGACGAATGCACTCAAAACCGCTTCCGTATTGGCTTTTGAGCGAAAGCTCGACCCCTCTGATGCCCTGTTTTTCGCCGGCCGCTGGGATGATCGTCAGAGTGCCGATAACTGGCCGAGCGTTTCCATCCGGGAGAAGTCCGTTCGCGGGACCATATCTAACCGCCTGAAGGCCAGCAAGCAGGATCCGGCGAAGCTTGATGCAGAGATCGAGAACCCGAACCTGCAGACGGTGGACGTTGCGACCCTGCCCAGTGACGCGGATACCTTGATGGCCCGCTTTTCGCTGCGGGTACTCGGTGGCGCGGGGCAGCCTTCGGCGTGTAATAACGCCGAATACCAGCAGAAGTTGATTGAAACAGTGCGGGGTTATGTGGAAGCCGAGGGCTTTGGTGAGCTTGCGCGGCGTTATGCCTTCAACCTGGCCAATGGCCGATTCCTGTGGCGTAACCGGGTCGGTGCGGAGCAGGTCGAGGTGCAGGTGCGCAGGCAAGTGCGGGGTGAGAATGCGGCGGTGTGGCGCTTCGACGCCTTGACCCTCTCGCTAAGAGGGTTCGACCCCAGTGCCGAGGCGCAGCCCGCCTTGCAGGAACTGGCATCGTTGATTGCCAGCGGCCTTGCCGGGGAAGAGCACGTACTGCTGGATGTCGTGGCTTTCGCGCGCATTGGCGGTGGTCAGGAGGTATTCCCATCCCAGGAACTGGTCCTGAATCGTGGGCGAGGCGACAAGAGCAAGACGCTCTATCACGTCGGGGAGATCGCGGCGATGCATTCGCAAAAGATTGGCAATGCGTTGCGTACCATTGATACCTGGTATCCCGCAGATGAGGATCTTGGGCCTATTGCGGTGGAACCGTATGGCTCGGTGACCACCCAGGGCAAGGCCTACCGGCAACCCAAGAGAAAAGCAGATTTCTATAGCTTGCTGGACAACTGGATTATCAAAGACCAGGTGCCGTCTACCGAGCAGCAGCATTTTGTCATGGCAACTTTGATCCGCGGCGGCGTCTTTGGCGAAGCGGGGTAAGTCATGAAGCATTACCTTGATATCACGCTTAGGCCTGATCCGGAATTCTCTCCACCGATGCTGATGAGCGCGCTGTTCAGCAAGTTGCACCGCGGGCTTGTCTGCCTAGAGGCGGAGGATATCGGTGTTAGCTTTCCAGGCTACTCGATTAGCCCGCGCTCCCTCGGTGAGTCCATGCGTTTGCACAGTCGTGCCGAGCGGCTGAAGGAGCTTATGGCGCTGAACTGGCTGAGCGGTATGCATGACCACATTCAGCTCGGAGACATTGGTGATGTTCCGGCGGATGCGCCGCACCGCCAGGTCCGGCGGGTACAGCCGAAGACGAATGCGGCGCGGTTGCGGCGTCGTTATATAAAACGTCATCAGGTGTCGGAGCTAGAGGCTGCTGAGCGTATCCCGGACAGTGTGGAGCGCTCGGTGAGCCTGCCTTTCGTGACTGTGCGTAGTCGCAGCACGGGGCAGTCTTTTTGTCTTTTCCTCAAGCAAGGGGATGTGGGCGTTGCTCCGAGGGCGGGCGTCTTTAGTCGGTATGGATTGTCTGCGGAAGCGACCGTGCCATGGTTTTGACCCTTTTTTGCGGGCTGCAAAAAGTTTTTCGTTGAAACAGTGAGTTAGGTCCGCCCCTCGAGAGGAGGGGCGGGCGGCTGTGCGGTTTAAATAGTTCTTTAAAATCAGGGACAACGGTTTATTTTGGTCTAGTTCGCTGCCGCGTAGGCAGCTCAGAAAAGCGCCTGACCGCGCTTGGAACGCTGGACCTGGTTCGCTGCCGCGTAGGCAGCTCAGAAAGTTGGCGCTCAGCTCTATGTTTTTGAGCTGGGGTTCGCTGCCGCGTAGGCAGCTCAGAAAACTCGAAAAGCGTTCGGGTGCTAACCCCTAGCGTTCGCTGCCGCGTAGGCAGCTCAGAAAAAGGAGGCACCATGAGCGTACTAGATACCATCGTTCGCTGCCGCGTAGGCAGCTCAGAAATTCGCCACGGCGGGCCAGCAGGAAATCGACTCGTTCGCTGCCGCGTAGGCAGCTCAGAAATTGCCCGAATTGTGCGCAGCGGCCAGCGCTCGGTTCGCTGCCGCGTAGGCAGCTCAGAAACTCGGGGCGGGCCGGGAAATTGATTCCTGCAAGTTCGCTGCCGCGTAGGCAGCTCAGAAA
The nucleotide sequence above comes from Alkalilimnicola sp. S0819. Encoded proteins:
- the cas1f gene encoding type I-F CRISPR-associated endonuclease Cas1f — encoded protein: MDDFSPGDLKTILHSKRANIYYMQHSRVLVKGGRVEFVTDAGKRALYWNIPIANTTTLLLGTGTSITQAAMRELARAGVLVGFCGGGGTPLFSANEVDVEVAWFSPQSEYRPTEYLQHWVRFWFDDTLRLEAARAFQRARLDRIETHWLQSRALKDAGFGVDPDALHRALERARQEVACAPDVENLLTLEARLTKQLFKTAARASAYGDFVRTKRGGGTDPANRFLDHGNYLAYGLAATATWVLGVPHGLAVLHGKTRRGGLVFDVADLVKDAVILPQAFISAMRGDEEQEFRQACIESLTQTESLDFMIDTLKHIAVALGRQAP
- the cas3f gene encoding type I-F CRISPR-associated helicase Cas3f codes for the protein MNVLLVSQCDKNALKESRRVLDQFAERKGDRTWQTAITQEGLNTLRRLLRKSARRNTAVACHWIRGRDHSELVWVVGDAGRFGLRGTVPTSRTARDVLRRDDENDWHTGQDIALLAGMAALLHDLGKACAAFQKRLRNPMVKERNLYRHEWISLRLFQAFVGDDDDETWLARLQHSGVDDDAAWLQRLQRDALDVDSPTPFQGMPPLASAIGWLVLTHHRLPLVPEEAGAERSSKRLGAKVSDFRSERLRNIPGCIHAGWNEACDTTDPKLIAPYWRFDERLPVLTDKWRQRAGRLAGRLLKRLPLSDRRWLDNAYVMHLARLSLMLADHYYSSLGDGDPREQGEPGYPLYANTDRASGKLKQPLDEHLIGVEAHSQAVSNTLPGFERHLPRLRHKGFRRRSADARFRWQDKAYDLAASLRDRSREQGFFGVNMASTGCGKTLANGRILYALADPERGARFSIALGLRTLTLQTGKAYREMLGLGEDELAVRVGGAANRALYEHYEEMAEQSGSASSQSLLHEDNCVLFEGNLETHPVLKRVAHDPGVKALLSAPVMVCTVDHLVPATESQRGGRQIAPMLRLMSSDLVLDEPDDFDMDDLPALTRLVHWAGLLGSRVLLSSATLPPSLIQGLYQAYREGRAVFQRNRGEPGLAVDVCCAWFDEHDRMHQDCADSEAFATAHDRFAQRRRERLAQAPVRRRCELVPLRTGARQKSGIRQELAGQMLGHAQALHQAHHSIDPRSGKRVSFGLIRMANIEPLFDVALAMYGQGAASGQRIHLCVYHSQYPLLLRSAMEARLDQALNRRVPDAAFDLPDIREHLDVHEEQDHLFIVLGSPVTEVGRDHDYDWAVVEPSSMRSLIQLAGRVRRHREGECETANLRLLDTNLRHLERPGQPAYCKPGFEDGDEFRLSSHRLERLLEPSEYQAIDARPRITARDDLRPNDKLVDLEHARLGRHMLAPVMAQAPTVPEDISQLSARQRKRLRAAPKLPPSGAYSWYALPRAHLTAGLQQHQRFREDNTPRVDLVLMPDESGENYTLMRLDEQGRHKPPLPVQVENSQNHRVRLDELAGPRINPWGGCDYITELVALAEARGMALEACALRFGTVTLPDNDGGWRFHPSLGFATQR
- the csy1 gene encoding type I-F CRISPR-associated protein Csy1, with product MSEDEAKSLRAALQDFLHDRLQLRLEEAGGNAEKKAALIQRFEFDNWFAYAAERMKVLQGVTHAAKFSHPSAKGATSILAPLDPEWASRGGYLGTGVLGEDYIPDLVTANAANLDKDINQFLRLEFRGIPLFKRVLRRDEVLRQALSDDSTRAAQLLDGLGQIAEPLYAPSSHVLSKQLYWLAGDDPTHDADYHLLAPLHASSLSHRVFETVNKHRFGEAAKAAREARREKRHHPEPHYDYPGLAVQKMGGTKPQNISQLNSERGGNNYLFASLPPVWRSRDIPAPLNTETVFGRNGIFARRKAVRALVSELRRFLGSDPGKTMATRDRRDELSSAVIDELLQFAAEINELAPGWSARPECQLPPEERLWLDGGRAANDEAFRTEREAMAWPESIRHRFATWLNGEIGRPLSVGDVEYKQWSDELENDANWARGLDADRRWMARFDKELSALQEELCHA
- the csy2 gene encoding type I-F CRISPR-associated protein Csy2; protein product: MPDIEALLVLPRLRVQNANAISSPMTWGFPSMTAFIGLMHALERKLPEHIDLQFNAVGVICHAFEPQVSRSGYTRAFHLTRNPVGKDGKTAAIVEEGRVHLEITLIFAVEGAASTAEADARAAMAQELAGLVATMRIAGGSVVPAQAGRSTPQRPELTPLNEDAEGREEQFRGMRRRWLPGFALVSRDDLLQSRLAELRQEDSTVTALDAWLSLTRLEFRPEQATGGDASNGEVRWQVRRTPGWTVPIAIGYGALSPLYPPGHVANARDAQTPFRFVESLYSIGEWKSPHRLRTAGDLVWYPHSEASAGLYRCRNDYRPAASADE
- the csy3 gene encoding type I-F CRISPR-associated protein Csy3, with product MTNALKTASVLAFERKLDPSDALFFAGRWDDRQSADNWPSVSIREKSVRGTISNRLKASKQDPAKLDAEIENPNLQTVDVATLPSDADTLMARFSLRVLGGAGQPSACNNAEYQQKLIETVRGYVEAEGFGELARRYAFNLANGRFLWRNRVGAEQVEVQVRRQVRGENAAVWRFDALTLSLRGFDPSAEAQPALQELASLIASGLAGEEHVLLDVVAFARIGGGQEVFPSQELVLNRGRGDKSKTLYHVGEIAAMHSQKIGNALRTIDTWYPADEDLGPIAVEPYGSVTTQGKAYRQPKRKADFYSLLDNWIIKDQVPSTEQQHFVMATLIRGGVFGEAG
- the cas6f gene encoding type I-F CRISPR-associated endoribonuclease Cas6/Csy4, producing the protein MKHYLDITLRPDPEFSPPMLMSALFSKLHRGLVCLEAEDIGVSFPGYSISPRSLGESMRLHSRAERLKELMALNWLSGMHDHIQLGDIGDVPADAPHRQVRRVQPKTNAARLRRRYIKRHQVSELEAAERIPDSVERSVSLPFVTVRSRSTGQSFCLFLKQGDVGVAPRAGVFSRYGLSAEATVPWF